A window of Thalassophryne amazonica chromosome 21, fThaAma1.1, whole genome shotgun sequence contains these coding sequences:
- the ints9 gene encoding integrator complex subunit 9 translates to MKLYCLSGHPTLPCNVLKFKSTTVMLDCGLDTTSVLHFLPLPLVHSPRLSKLPAWVSKDGTVNMEKELKECAGRVFVDSQPEFCLPERDLLDMSTIDVILISNYHCMMALPYVTENTGFTGTVYATEPTLQIGRLLMEELVNFMERVPKAQSATCWKNKEIQRILPGPLKDAVDVWTWKRCYSMHEVNSALSKVQLVGYSQKVELFGAVQVSPLSSGYSLGSSNWIIQSHHEKVSYVSGSSLLTTHPQPMDQSSLKNSDVLILTGLTQMPTANPDGMLGEFCSNLAMTIRAGGNVLVPCYSSGVIYDLLECLYQFIESANLGTTPFYFISPVANSSLEFSQIFAEWLCHNKQTKVYLPEPPFPHAELIQTNKLKHYPSIHGDFSSEFRQPCVVFTGHPSLRFGDVVHFMELWGKSGLNTIIFTEPDFSYLDALAPYQPLAMKCVYCPIDTRLNFHQVAKLLKEVQPLHVVCPEQYTQPPMTQSHRSDLMLELQPPPVPYRRCSVLNLPFRRRYERVYILPELANSLVPSEVKPGISVATVSAVLHSKDNKHTLQSVPKPPPVPPSKKRKRLMEEPPVLLTPKPLLSGAVPLEAFLAMLQKHGITEVKVEETVDGHILHLQAQDTLIQLEEDGTHIVCDNNEPLRTTLRDLVLRFLQKL, encoded by the exons TACTGTCTGTCCGGACACCCCACTCTTCCCTGCAATGTCCTCAAATTCAAATCCACCACCGTCATGTTGGACTGTGGACTGGACACCACCTCTGTGCTCCACTTCCTGCCGCTTCCTCTGGTGCACAG TCCAAGACTCTCCAAGCTCCCAGCTTGGGTCTCCAAAGACGGAACAGTGAACATGGAAAAG GAGCTGAAGGAATGTGCAGGAAGAGTGTTTGTGGACTCACAGCCAGAGTTTTGTCTCCCTGAG AGAGACCTGCTGGATATGTCCACCATCGATGTTATCCTTATTTCCAACTATCACTGCATGATGGCGTTACCTTACGTCACTGAAAACACGGGCTTCACTGGGACTGTGTATGCCACAGAGCCCACCCTGCAGATCGGCAG ACTGCTGATGGAAGAGCTGGTCAACTTCATGGAGCGAGTTCCCAAAGCCCAGTCTGCTACCTGCTGGAAGAACAAGGAAATACAAAG GATTCTGCCGGGGCCCCTGAAGGATGCGGTGGACGTGTGGACCTGGAAGCGATGCTACAGCATGCATGAGGTCAACTCGGCCCTGAGCAAAGTCCAGCTTGTGGGTTATTCACAAAAAGTG GAGTTGTTTGGGGCCGTCCAGGTTTCTCCTTTAAGTTCCGGATACTCACTGGGAAGCTCAAACTGGATCATCCAGTCTCATCACGAGAAAGTTTCCTATGTGTCGGGCTCGTCGCTGCTCACCACACACCCACAG CCGATGGATCAAAGCTCCCTGAAGAACAGCGACGTTCTGATTCTGACGGGTCTCACTCAGATGCCGACCGCCAACCCAGACGGCATGCTAGGAGAATTCTGCAGTAACCTAG CCATGACGATACGAGCAGGAGGTAACGTGTTGGTGCCGTGCTACTCCTCGGGCGTGATCTACGACCTGCTGGAGTGTCTGTACCAGTTCATCGAGAGCGCCAACCTGGGGACCACGCCTTTCTACTTCATCTCTCCAGTGGCCAACAGCTCGCTGGAGTTTTCTCAGATCTTTGCTGAGTG GCTTTGCCACAACAAGCAAACAAAGGTTTACCTCCCCGAGCCTCCTTTCCCACACGCAGAG CTGATCCAAACCAACAAACTGAAGCACTATCCCAGCATTCACGGAGACTTCAGCAGCGAGTTCCGTCAGCCGTGCGTCGTGTTCACTGGCCACCCGTCCCTGCGCTTTGGGGATGTAGTTCACTTCATGGAACTGTGGGGCAAATCCGGCCTGAACACCATCATCTTCACTG AACCAGACTTTTCCTACCTGGATGCTCTGGCTCCGTACCAGCCACTGGCCATGAAGTGCGTTTATTGTCCCATTGATACGCGGCTCAACTTCCACCAAGTGGCAAAGCTGCTGAAAGAAGTCCAG CCCCTCCATGTGGTGTGTCCGGAGCAGTACACCCAGCCTCCCATGACCCAGTCGCACCGCTCCGACCTGATGCTGGAGCTGCAGCCTCCTCCTGTGCCCTACAGGCGCTGCTCCGTCCTCAACCTGCCCTTCAGACGCCGCTACGAGCGCGTCTACATCCTGCCTGAG TTGGCCAACTCGCTGGTGCCGTCTGAGGTCAAACCCGGCATCTCTGTAGCCACCGTGTCTGCGGTGCTGCACTCGAAGGACAACAAGCACACGCTGCAG TCGGTGCCGAAACCTCCTCCAGTTCCACCCAGTAAGAAGAGGAAGCGGCTGATGGAGGAGCCGCCCGTGCTGCTGACCCCCAAACCCCTGTTGAGTGGGGCCGTGCCCCTTGAGGCCTTCCTGGCAATGCTGCAGAAG CACGGCATCACAGAGGTCAAAGTGGAGGAGACGGTGGACGgacacatcctgcacctgcaggCCCAGGACACGCTGATCCAGCTGGAGGAGGATGGAACGCACATCGTCTGCGACAACAATGAGCCGCTGCGCACCACGCTGAGAGATCTGGTGCTGCGCTTCCTGCAGAAACTCTGA
- the glrx5 gene encoding glutaredoxin-related protein 5, mitochondrial → MYTLTRCLRAGTAVCLRGQTGGRAASSRLLCTTADGQKKLGEMVKKDKVVVFIKGTPAQPMCGFSNAVVQILRMHGVEQYAAYNVLDDQELRQGVKDFSNWPTIPQVYFNGEFVGGCDILLQMHQNGDLVEELKKLGIHSALLDAEKESK, encoded by the exons ATGTACACTTTAACCAGGTGTCTCCGGGCGGGGACGGCCGTCTGTCTGCGCGGGCAGACCGGCGGACGCGCGGCCTCCAGCCGCCTGCTGTGCACGACGGCGGACGGGCAAAAGAAGCTCGGTGAGATGGTGAAGAAGGACAAAGTAGTGGTTTTCATTAAGGGGACTCCGGCTCAGCCCATGTGTGGCTTCAGTAACGCCGTGGTTCAGATCCTCCGGATGCACGGAGTGGAACAATACGCCGCCTACAACGTCTTAGACGACCAGGAACTCCGACAAG GTGTGAAGGACTTTTCCAACTGGCCCACAATTCCTCAGGTTTACTTCAACGGCGAGTTTGTCGGCGGCTGTGACATCTTGTTGCAGATGCACCAGAACGGAGATCTGGTGGAGGAGTTGAAGAAGTTGGGCATCCACTCTGCGCTGCTGGACGCTGAGAAAGAATCTAAGTAA
- the prkrip1 gene encoding PRKR-interacting protein 1 homolog, producing MAAQIPKPVKAEKPGGKEAQPLIIAKMPAEEQRLKLERLMRNPEKPAPIPERAKDWTPRAPPEFVRDVMGSSAGAGSGEFHVYRHLRRREYQRQDFLDRMSEIQKKDLEYLDKVEENKHKAEDRTAKRRKKRQKLKQKKKAAKKAKKQQEEEEKREGTEEDKSASSEEEEEREDDAEEPSFIMGKK from the coding sequence ATGGCGGCGCAAATACCAAAGCCCGTTAAAGCGGAGAAACCAGGCGGAAAAGAGGCTCAGCCTTTAATAATAGCTAAAATGCCCGCCGAGGAGCAGCGTCTGAAGCTGGAGAGACTGATGCGGAACCCGGAGAAACCGGCTCCGATCCCGGAGCGAGCTAAGGACTGGACCCCGCGTGCGCCGCCGGAGTTCGTGCGGGACGTGATGGGTTCGAGCGCCGGAGCGGGCAGCGGGGAGTTCCACGTGTACCGGCACCTCCGCCGGAGGGAGTACCAGAGGCAGGACTTCCTGGACCGCATGTCGGAAATTCAGAAGAAGGACCTGGAATATCTGGACAAAGTGGAAGAGAACAAACACAAGGCGGAGGACAGAACGGCCAAGAGGCGGAAGAAACGTCAGAAACTGAAGCAGAAGAAAAAGGCGGCGAAGAAAGCCAAaaaacagcaggaggaggaggagaagagagaggggACTGAGGAGGACAAGTCAGCCAGCagcgaggaagaggaggagagagaggacGACGCGGAGGAGCCGAGCTTCATCATGGGGAAGAAGTGA
- the zgc:100997 gene encoding interaptin isoform X1: MQDKDSQMSSAGDFRDPDLHQPRGGRKTVQKRTFTRWMNVFLQKCKPPIEVHDLFTDIQDGKILMGLLEELTSCKLLYRFRSSPHHIFRLNNIAKALAFLDDRHVKLLSIEASGIADGVPSVVLSLIWSIILHFQIKEVTAGLQRHLSSSLSSLSVSSSPSSDLSPLPTDTVGNFSSQTLPSKGRKPARGSRYHGKAIKTLLDWVQRCTSKFGVEVHDFGKSWRSGLAFLALIKSINPFLVDLRNSLSRKPGENMKEAFMIAHQSLGVPPLLEPEDVTCNSPDEKSIITYVSMFLGHYSATHEDQMSNTEMSVNIPEIPNFGSLESVSFGDTQADDPKVQALLKSLEKSNEQRLWKRWARRSSGGTRGAWVSEKPVGNHKGTSRHLSVFGPISPLAVGVGSQEIQSWIENSTSGPGYTKFRGDESHFSLSSEEGIYNLSVLDSDEEEAYSYILELNKEVFQSCGQQKHQVARVEEETEEEMMLNGQEVLHNSNREGQDFEDEAEVRAPSAGQMKARSSFREPVNNKCVLYESWKHKSVNDDNGKKKEWRQEKMENDRLVRSGFEAELSETGRPARGTRLFEQDETSEKGHDQRLVRGREDEESEDSETRVKTHPCEEKAPEIKYDTEPGADIGRLFSATCQSISSDGGGALQSLAACCDVTPLELQVLLVLWILVYCCLVLPKMNF; encoded by the exons ATGCAGGACAAGGATTCACAGATGAGCTCAGCGGGAGACTTCAGAGATCCAGACTTACATCAGCCTCGAG gtgGGAGGAAGACTGTGCAGAAGAGAACCTTCACCAGGTGGATGAACGTCTTTCTGCAGAAA TGCAAGCCTCCAATTGAGGTACATGACCTGTTCACGGACATCCAGGATGGTAAAATACTGATGGGCCTGCTGGAGGAACTCACCAGCTGCAAACTG CTTTACAGGTTCAGATCATCTCCTCACCATATTTTCAGACTGAACAACATTGCTAAAGCTCTGGCTTTCCTGGATGACAGGCAT GTGAAGCTGCTCAGCATTGAAGCTTCCGGGATCGCGGATGGTGTTCCTTCGGTTGTTCTCAGTCTGATCTGGAGCATCATCCTGCATTTCCAG ATCAAGGAGGTGACAGCAGGCCTCCAGCGGCATTTGTCATCCAGCCTTTCATCCTTGTCAGTGAGCAGCTCTCCTTCTAGTGACCTCTCACCGCTGCCCACAGACACTGTTGGGAACTTTTCCAGTCAAACGTTGCCAAGCAAAGGCAGGAAACCTGCCAGGGGGTCAAGGTATCACGGGAAAGCTATCAAGACGCTCCTAGACTGGGTCCAAAGATGCACATCAAA GTTTGGTGTGGAGGTGCATGACTTTGGGAAGAGCTGGAGGAGTGGCCTGGCGTTCTTAGCACTGATTAAGTCCATAAACCCATTCTTGGTTGACCTGAGGAACAGCCTGTCCAGGAAGCCTGGAGAAAACATGAAGGAGGCCTTCATGATAGCTCATCAGAGTTTGGGTGTACCACCCCTACTGGAGCCTGAAG ATGTAACATGTAACTCACCAGATGAGAAGTCCATCATCACCTATGTGTCCATGTTCCTGGGCCATTATTCAGCCACGCATGAG GATCAGATGTCCAATACCGAAATGAGTGTAAACATCCCTGAGATCCCAAATTTTGGATCACTTGAATCAGTCAGCTTTGGAGACACACAGGCTGATGACCCAAAAGTTCAAGCTTTGCTCAAGAGCCTGGAGAAGAGCAATGAGCAGCGACTGTGGAAACGGTGGGCCAGAAGATCCTCAGGGGGGACTCGTGGAGCCTGGGTTTCCGAAAAGCCTGTAGGCAACCACAAAGGGACAAGCAGGCATTTAAGCGTCTTTGGGCCAATCAGTCCATTGGCCGTAGGTGTTGGCAGCCAGGAGATTCAATCGTGGATAGAGAACTCCACCTCGGGTCCAGGCTACACCAAGTTCAGAGGAGATGAGAGTCACTTTTCTTTGAGCTCAGAGGAAGGAATCTACAACTTATCAGTGCTGGATTCCGATGAGGAGGAAGCATACAGCTACATCCTGGAACTCAACAAAGAGGTTTTCCAATCGTGTGGTCAGCAGAAACATCAAGTGGCAAGAGTGGAAGAGGAAACGGAGGAAGAAATGATGTTAAATGGGCAGGAGGTGTTACACAACAGCAATCGGGAAGGTCAAGATTTTGAAGATGAAGCAGAAGTTAGAGCTCCTTCAGCAGGTCAGATGAAAGCAAGAAGTTCATTCAGAGAGCCGGTGAACAATAAGTGTGTGCTTTATGAAAGCTGGAAACACAAATCCGTTAATGATGATAATGGAAAGAAGAAAGAATGGAGGCAGGAGAAGATGGAGAATGATAGACTGGTGAGGTCTGGTTTTGAAGCAGAGCTTTCTGAAACAGGTCGACCAGCGAGGGGAACCAGACTGTTCGAGCAAGACGAGACCTCAGAGAAAGGGCACGATCAACGGTTAGTACGAGGAAGAGAGGACGAGGAGAGTGAAGACAGCGAAACAAGGGTTAAAACACACCCGTGTGAAGAAAAGGCACCGGAAATAAAATATGACACAGAGCCAGGTGCTGATATCGGTCGACTCTTCAGCGCCACCTGTCAGTCAATCAG CAGTGATGGAGGTGGCGCTCTTCAGTCCTTAGCAGCCTGCTGTGATGTAACCCCATTAGAGCTGCAAGTGCTCTTGGTGCTGTGGATCCTGGTCTACTGCTGCCTCGTCCTACCCAAGATGAACTTTTGA
- the zgc:100997 gene encoding interaptin isoform X2: MQDKDSQMSSAGDFRDPDLHQPRGGRKTVQKRTFTRWMNVFLQKCKPPIEVHDLFTDIQDGKILMGLLEELTSCKLLYRFRSSPHHIFRLNNIAKALAFLDDRHVKLLSIEASGIADGVPSVVLSLIWSIILHFQIKEVTAGLQRHLSSSLSSLSVSSSPSSDLSPLPTDTVGNFSSQTLPSKGRKPARGSRYHGKAIKTLLDWVQRCTSKFGVEVHDFGKSWRSGLAFLALIKSINPFLVDLRNSLSRKPGENMKEAFMIAHQSLGVPPLLEPEDVTCNSPDEKSIITYVSMFLGHYSATHEDQMSNTEMSVNIPEIPNFGSLESVSFGDTQADDPKVQALLKSLEKSNEQRLWKRWARRSSGGTRGAWVSEKPVGNHKGTSRHLSVFGPISPLAVGVGSQEIQSWIENSTSGPGYTKFRGDESHFSLSSEEGIYNLSVLDSDEEEAYSYILELNKEVFQSCGQQKHQVARVEEETEEEMMLNGQEVLHNSNREGQDFEDEAEVRAPSAGQMKARSSFREPVNNKCVLYESWKHKSVNDDNGKKKEWRQEKMENDRLVRSGFEAELSETGRPARGTRLFEQDETSEKGHDQRLVRGREDEESEDSETRVKTHPCEEKAPEIKYDTEPGADIGRLFSATCQSISDGGGALQSLAACCDVTPLELQVLLVLWILVYCCLVLPKMNF; the protein is encoded by the exons ATGCAGGACAAGGATTCACAGATGAGCTCAGCGGGAGACTTCAGAGATCCAGACTTACATCAGCCTCGAG gtgGGAGGAAGACTGTGCAGAAGAGAACCTTCACCAGGTGGATGAACGTCTTTCTGCAGAAA TGCAAGCCTCCAATTGAGGTACATGACCTGTTCACGGACATCCAGGATGGTAAAATACTGATGGGCCTGCTGGAGGAACTCACCAGCTGCAAACTG CTTTACAGGTTCAGATCATCTCCTCACCATATTTTCAGACTGAACAACATTGCTAAAGCTCTGGCTTTCCTGGATGACAGGCAT GTGAAGCTGCTCAGCATTGAAGCTTCCGGGATCGCGGATGGTGTTCCTTCGGTTGTTCTCAGTCTGATCTGGAGCATCATCCTGCATTTCCAG ATCAAGGAGGTGACAGCAGGCCTCCAGCGGCATTTGTCATCCAGCCTTTCATCCTTGTCAGTGAGCAGCTCTCCTTCTAGTGACCTCTCACCGCTGCCCACAGACACTGTTGGGAACTTTTCCAGTCAAACGTTGCCAAGCAAAGGCAGGAAACCTGCCAGGGGGTCAAGGTATCACGGGAAAGCTATCAAGACGCTCCTAGACTGGGTCCAAAGATGCACATCAAA GTTTGGTGTGGAGGTGCATGACTTTGGGAAGAGCTGGAGGAGTGGCCTGGCGTTCTTAGCACTGATTAAGTCCATAAACCCATTCTTGGTTGACCTGAGGAACAGCCTGTCCAGGAAGCCTGGAGAAAACATGAAGGAGGCCTTCATGATAGCTCATCAGAGTTTGGGTGTACCACCCCTACTGGAGCCTGAAG ATGTAACATGTAACTCACCAGATGAGAAGTCCATCATCACCTATGTGTCCATGTTCCTGGGCCATTATTCAGCCACGCATGAG GATCAGATGTCCAATACCGAAATGAGTGTAAACATCCCTGAGATCCCAAATTTTGGATCACTTGAATCAGTCAGCTTTGGAGACACACAGGCTGATGACCCAAAAGTTCAAGCTTTGCTCAAGAGCCTGGAGAAGAGCAATGAGCAGCGACTGTGGAAACGGTGGGCCAGAAGATCCTCAGGGGGGACTCGTGGAGCCTGGGTTTCCGAAAAGCCTGTAGGCAACCACAAAGGGACAAGCAGGCATTTAAGCGTCTTTGGGCCAATCAGTCCATTGGCCGTAGGTGTTGGCAGCCAGGAGATTCAATCGTGGATAGAGAACTCCACCTCGGGTCCAGGCTACACCAAGTTCAGAGGAGATGAGAGTCACTTTTCTTTGAGCTCAGAGGAAGGAATCTACAACTTATCAGTGCTGGATTCCGATGAGGAGGAAGCATACAGCTACATCCTGGAACTCAACAAAGAGGTTTTCCAATCGTGTGGTCAGCAGAAACATCAAGTGGCAAGAGTGGAAGAGGAAACGGAGGAAGAAATGATGTTAAATGGGCAGGAGGTGTTACACAACAGCAATCGGGAAGGTCAAGATTTTGAAGATGAAGCAGAAGTTAGAGCTCCTTCAGCAGGTCAGATGAAAGCAAGAAGTTCATTCAGAGAGCCGGTGAACAATAAGTGTGTGCTTTATGAAAGCTGGAAACACAAATCCGTTAATGATGATAATGGAAAGAAGAAAGAATGGAGGCAGGAGAAGATGGAGAATGATAGACTGGTGAGGTCTGGTTTTGAAGCAGAGCTTTCTGAAACAGGTCGACCAGCGAGGGGAACCAGACTGTTCGAGCAAGACGAGACCTCAGAGAAAGGGCACGATCAACGGTTAGTACGAGGAAGAGAGGACGAGGAGAGTGAAGACAGCGAAACAAGGGTTAAAACACACCCGTGTGAAGAAAAGGCACCGGAAATAAAATATGACACAGAGCCAGGTGCTGATATCGGTCGACTCTTCAGCGCCACCTGTCAGTCAATCAG TGATGGAGGTGGCGCTCTTCAGTCCTTAGCAGCCTGCTGTGATGTAACCCCATTAGAGCTGCAAGTGCTCTTGGTGCTGTGGATCCTGGTCTACTGCTGCCTCGTCCTACCCAAGATGAACTTTTGA